In the genome of Vicia villosa cultivar HV-30 ecotype Madison, WI unplaced genomic scaffold, Vvil1.0 ctg.002073F_1_1, whole genome shotgun sequence, one region contains:
- the LOC131637691 gene encoding uncharacterized protein LOC131637691, whose product MDLCIPYFADVIGVLQDVLRTQTGGGGRKSCVNVTIRDVEGNVIELVLWEDYGKQFINYTTPNNFAGPTIIVLTHAWCKPNTVSRLPCLSNAWNGSKLYINMEHPQVDEFKASFGSNLPSTSQSLTADSSVQSANNFWTKLSEVKSIRAVSEFGRDCFATTIGTTTGFNASRFRWYFESTGNNDAERVTK is encoded by the exons ATGGATCTTTGTATACCATACTTTGCAGATGTTATTGGCGTCTTACAAGATGTTTTAAGGACCCAAACGGGAGGTGGTGGTAGGAAATCTTGCGTCAATGTAACTATACGTGATGTCGAAGGCAATGTGATTGAGCTGGTGTTATGGGAAGATTACGGCAAACAGTTCATCAACTACACTACCCCAAACAACTTTGCTGGTCCTACTATAATCGTATTGACACATGCATGGTGCAAGCCAAATACAG TGTCAAGATTACCATGTCTTTCAAACGCATGGAATGGTTCTAAACTTTACATCAACATGGAACATCCACAAGTCGATGAATTCAAAGCTAG TTTTGGTTCCAACTTACCTTCCACTTCCCAATCATTGACTGCCGATTCATCTGTTCAGTCTGCTAACAATTTCTGGACGAAATTGTCCGAGGTGAAGAGTATCCGTGCAGTATCTGAATTCGGAAGG GACTGTTTTGCAACCACCATTGGGACAACAACTGGATTTAATGCCTCCAGATTTAGGTGGTATTTTGAATCAACTGGAAATAACGATGCTGAACGCGTTACCAAGTGA